In Paenibacillus sonchi, a single genomic region encodes these proteins:
- a CDS encoding multidrug effflux MFS transporter: MITKIDSKVLGAEGPSRKQRLQIAVILGAISAIGPLSIDMYLPALPALGADFGAGAALVQLSLTFFLLGLASGQLVAGPLSDVYGRRTPLLIGMLVYAVSSLLCAFTPSIGLLVMLRFIQGLAGSVGVVISRAAVRDLYSGSELTKFFSLLMIVNGLGPILAPVIGGQLLRVTTWQGVFMVLFAAGLIFFVTILLRLPETLPKERRLKSGIRGTLRTFAVLLGNGRFMGYALSQGFVSAAMFAYISGSSFVLQNIFGVSPQMYSVIFAVNGLGIILSGQIAGRLAGRVGEQKFLVSGLLLCTLGGVLLLLTVLAGGGLLPILLCLFAVVSSVGVVGTTSFSLAMQDQGDSAGSASALLGLLPLLLGSCVAPLVGLGGSETALPMAMVIAGAGVCSILSFLLLCRQGSAK, encoded by the coding sequence ATGATCACAAAAATCGATAGTAAGGTGCTGGGAGCGGAAGGACCGTCGAGGAAGCAGCGGCTGCAGATTGCCGTTATTCTGGGAGCGATATCCGCGATCGGACCGTTGTCCATTGACATGTATTTGCCCGCGCTTCCGGCGCTGGGTGCGGATTTTGGAGCGGGCGCTGCGCTGGTGCAGCTTAGCTTGACCTTTTTTTTGCTGGGGCTGGCCTCAGGTCAACTGGTAGCAGGGCCCTTAAGCGACGTGTACGGCCGCCGCACACCACTGCTTATTGGCATGCTGGTGTACGCAGTCTCCTCCTTGCTGTGCGCGTTCACTCCTTCCATCGGGCTGCTGGTGATGCTGCGTTTTATCCAGGGGCTGGCCGGGTCCGTAGGAGTTGTAATCTCGCGCGCGGCGGTACGCGATCTGTATAGCGGCTCAGAATTAACCAAATTCTTTTCCTTGCTGATGATCGTCAACGGATTGGGGCCGATCCTGGCCCCGGTCATCGGGGGACAGCTGCTGCGGGTTACAACGTGGCAGGGGGTGTTCATGGTGCTGTTTGCCGCCGGGCTGATCTTTTTTGTCACGATTCTGCTGCGGCTTCCGGAGACCCTGCCCAAGGAACGGCGCTTGAAAAGCGGAATTCGCGGCACGCTGCGTACGTTCGCTGTCCTGCTGGGTAATGGAAGATTTATGGGCTATGCACTCTCCCAGGGGTTTGTCTCCGCCGCCATGTTCGCTTATATTTCCGGCTCCTCCTTTGTTCTGCAAAATATTTTTGGGGTCTCCCCGCAAATGTACAGTGTGATCTTTGCCGTAAATGGACTGGGCATTATCTTGTCCGGCCAGATCGCCGGCAGACTGGCCGGAAGGGTCGGTGAGCAGAAGTTTCTGGTCAGCGGCCTGCTGCTGTGCACGCTGGGCGGTGTGCTGCTGCTGCTGACGGTTCTGGCCGGAGGCGGCCTGTTGCCCATCCTTCTCTGTCTGTTCGCCGTTGTTTCCAGTGTGGGCGTAGTTGGGACCACCAGCTTCTCGCTGGCCATGCAGGATCAAGGGGATTCTGCAGGCAGCGCCTCAGCGCTGCTCGGCCTGCTGCCCTTGCTGCTCGGCAGCTGTGTAGCTCCGCTTGTCGGGCTTGGCGGCAGTGAGACTGCTCTGCCCATGGCGATGGTCATCGCAGGTGCCGGTGTGTGCTCCATTCTGTCCTTTCTGCTGCTCTGCAGACAGGGTAGCGCCAAATAA
- a CDS encoding alpha/beta hydrolase — protein sequence MIHIFRKGSDESLPTLVLFHGTGGNEHDLLPLAGLLAPGASVLGIRGNVLENGMPRYFRRLAEGIFDEEDLIFRTHELKQFLDKAAAEYGFDSGNLVAVGYSNGANIAGSLLFHYGGIFRSAVLLHPMVPLRGLNLPSLKDVAVFIGAGTNDPIIRREETEELESLLREAGAEVTMLWGNQGHRLSSAEAEAARDWLKQQSNFR from the coding sequence ATGATTCATATCTTCCGCAAGGGCAGCGATGAAAGTCTGCCGACGTTAGTACTGTTCCATGGCACTGGGGGCAATGAGCATGATCTGCTGCCCCTGGCCGGGCTGCTGGCCCCAGGCGCCTCTGTATTGGGGATCCGGGGAAATGTGCTGGAGAATGGCATGCCCCGTTACTTCCGGCGTTTGGCCGAAGGCATCTTCGATGAAGAGGATCTTATCTTCCGCACCCATGAGCTTAAGCAGTTTCTGGATAAGGCAGCAGCGGAATACGGATTTGACTCTGGCAATCTGGTGGCTGTAGGCTACTCCAACGGTGCGAATATCGCCGGCAGCCTGCTCTTTCATTACGGCGGCATTTTCCGCTCGGCTGTGCTGCTGCATCCGATGGTTCCGCTGCGCGGGCTGAACCTGCCGTCCCTGAAGGATGTTGCCGTGTTCATCGGAGCAGGCACCAACGATCCGATCATCCGCAGAGAGGAAACCGAGGAACTGGAATCGCTGCTGCGGGAGGCCGGTGCAGAGGTAACAATGCTTTGGGGCAATCAGGGCCACCGCCTCAGCTCGGCCGAAGCTGAAGCCGCCCGGGATTGGCTGAAGCAGCAAAGCAATTTCCGTTAA
- a CDS encoding ring-cleaving dioxygenase, which produces MTMQTQGIHHITAFVGDVQRNADFYAGILGLRLVKKTINFDAPEVYHLYFGNEQGSPGTIITFFPWSQGRKGRIGGGQVGVTTYAVPVGSMDFWKQRLAAYQIPVTEVSRIGESYLAFADFDGLRIELVEREEGALSTWSFGGVTPEHAIKGFGGAVLYSTNPEKTADTLSRTLGLERIAEGDGYIRYRSTGDLGNIIDLKAAPVPHGAGGSGTVHHIAWRAKDDAEQLEWGRRVQSHGYQPTPVQDRQYFNAIYFREEGGILFEIATDPPGFARDEAPDALGQKLMLPAWFEPHRAVIEENLTPFEIREIEVNQG; this is translated from the coding sequence ATGACTATGCAAACTCAAGGAATTCACCATATCACTGCTTTTGTTGGAGACGTACAGCGCAATGCTGATTTCTATGCCGGAATTCTCGGACTGCGCCTTGTGAAAAAAACGATCAATTTCGATGCCCCAGAGGTATACCACCTCTATTTCGGGAATGAACAGGGTTCCCCCGGTACGATCATTACATTCTTTCCCTGGTCCCAGGGACGCAAAGGCCGCATTGGCGGCGGACAGGTGGGCGTAACCACTTATGCGGTGCCTGTGGGCTCGATGGACTTCTGGAAGCAGCGTCTGGCTGCCTATCAGATTCCGGTAACCGAGGTGAGCCGGATTGGCGAATCCTATCTCGCCTTTGCCGACTTCGACGGGCTGCGGATTGAACTGGTAGAACGTGAAGAAGGCGCGCTGAGCACCTGGTCCTTTGGCGGTGTGACCCCGGAACATGCGATCAAGGGCTTCGGCGGAGCCGTTCTGTACAGCACCAATCCGGAAAAAACAGCAGATACGCTGTCCCGTACGCTGGGCCTCGAACGTATTGCTGAAGGCGACGGCTATATCCGCTACAGATCGACCGGCGACCTGGGCAACATCATCGATCTGAAGGCAGCGCCGGTTCCGCATGGAGCCGGAGGTTCAGGGACTGTCCATCACATCGCATGGCGGGCCAAAGATGATGCTGAGCAGCTGGAATGGGGCCGGCGCGTGCAAAGTCATGGCTATCAGCCTACCCCCGTGCAGGACCGCCAGTACTTCAACGCCATTTACTTCCGTGAAGAAGGCGGCATCCTTTTCGAGATCGCAACCGATCCTCCAGGTTTTGCCCGTGATGAAGCGCCGGATGCACTGGGCCAGAAGCTGATGCTTCCTGCCTGGTTCGAGCCGCACCGCGCAGTGATTGAAGAGAACCTTACCCCTTTTGAAATCCGTGAAATCGAGGTGAACCAGGGATGA
- a CDS encoding DoxX family protein: protein MVSVGLLLMRLVIGIAFIGHGSQKLFGWFGGYGPKGTGGWMESIGIKPGVLMAVMAGLMELVGGLLFAAGLLTPVAAVLIAAAMLGAIVKVHAPNGFWSTANGIEFPLTLLAVAVGVALAGPGSISLDALLFN, encoded by the coding sequence ATGGTTAGTGTAGGTTTATTGTTGATGAGACTGGTGATCGGGATTGCGTTTATCGGGCATGGCTCACAGAAGCTGTTTGGCTGGTTTGGCGGCTACGGTCCAAAAGGGACCGGAGGCTGGATGGAGTCGATTGGCATTAAGCCCGGCGTGCTGATGGCGGTAATGGCAGGGCTGATGGAGCTTGTCGGAGGTTTGCTGTTCGCAGCCGGACTGCTGACGCCGGTGGCCGCCGTACTCATTGCTGCAGCGATGCTCGGCGCAATTGTTAAGGTTCATGCCCCTAACGGCTTCTGGTCTACGGCCAATGGGATTGAGTTTCCGCTGACGCTGCTGGCGGTTGCGGTAGGCGTGGCACTGGCCGGGCCGGGATCGATCTCGCTCGACGCACTGTTGTTCAACTGA
- a CDS encoding MarR family winged helix-turn-helix transcriptional regulator, giving the protein MSDIKEAASTAAGTQDEEQAASLKLFVVLSKAYKSLMDHAVKDMKSHGLASAEFMVLEVLYHRTRIPLQQIGEKILVTSGSITYNIDKLEKRGLLKRVPCSEDRRVTYAEITDAGRELFDDIFPKHVSSIHSLMGGLNQEEKSQAIQLLKKLGKGV; this is encoded by the coding sequence ATGAGTGATATCAAGGAAGCCGCAAGCACAGCCGCCGGCACACAGGATGAGGAGCAGGCAGCATCGCTGAAATTATTCGTTGTCCTGTCCAAGGCATATAAGAGCCTTATGGATCATGCAGTGAAGGATATGAAAAGCCACGGACTTGCTTCGGCGGAGTTTATGGTGCTGGAGGTCCTGTATCACAGAACCCGGATTCCGTTGCAGCAGATCGGTGAGAAGATCCTTGTTACCAGCGGCAGCATTACCTACAACATCGACAAGCTGGAGAAGAGGGGCTTGCTGAAGCGTGTTCCATGCAGTGAGGACCGCCGCGTGACTTACGCTGAGATAACGGATGCTGGGCGTGAGCTGTTCGATGATATTTTCCCCAAGCATGTAAGTTCCATCCACAGCTTGATGGGGGGCCTGAACCAGGAAGAAAAGAGTCAGGCGATCCAGCTGCTAAAGAAGCTTGGCAAAGGCGTGTAG
- a CDS encoding futalosine hydrolase, which translates to MDVLDRQAAAADDTASGGAERSRVLIVTAVAAERDAVLRGLNGSVRFDVIAAGAGTAAAAAGTAAALAAGSYGCVICAGIGGGFPGRAPVGSLVVASEMTDAGLGAETPEGFRSAAELGFGSVTVPAEHGTVQALAAALAAAGLAVSTGPVLTVSTATGTAGTAAALAARHPEAAAEAMEGHGVAVAAQRFQIAALELRAISNPVGPRDRAAWKINEALDALTAAAAILLEVL; encoded by the coding sequence ATGGATGTATTGGATAGACAAGCCGCTGCTGCGGATGATACAGCCTCCGGCGGCGCGGAACGCTCCCGCGTTCTCATCGTGACAGCGGTCGCTGCGGAGCGGGACGCAGTCCTGCGCGGCCTGAACGGCAGCGTCAGATTCGATGTGATTGCGGCGGGCGCCGGCACCGCCGCGGCAGCGGCGGGAACCGCCGCCGCTCTGGCAGCCGGGAGCTACGGCTGCGTCATCTGCGCCGGGATCGGCGGCGGCTTCCCGGGCCGTGCGCCCGTAGGCTCGCTGGTCGTCGCCAGCGAGATGACTGACGCGGGCCTCGGCGCAGAGACGCCGGAGGGCTTCCGCAGCGCTGCCGAGCTCGGCTTCGGCAGCGTGACCGTGCCGGCGGAGCACGGCACGGTGCAGGCCCTTGCGGCCGCGCTGGCAGCGGCCGGGCTTGCGGTAAGCACGGGACCCGTGCTTACCGTGTCTACGGCGACCGGCACCGCCGGAACGGCCGCCGCGCTGGCCGCCCGCCACCCGGAGGCGGCGGCGGAGGCGATGGAAGGCCACGGGGTTGCCGTGGCCGCCCAGCGCTTCCAGATCGCGGCGCTGGAGCTGCGCGCGATCTCGAACCCGGTCGGCCCGCGCGACCGGGCCGCGTGGAAGATCAATGAAGCCTTAGACGCCCTCACAGCGGCTGCGGCTATTCTATTGGAGGTACTGTAA
- a CDS encoding 1,4-dihydroxy-6-naphthoate synthase, with the protein MNIAFSPCPNDTFVFHAWAHGLVPGAPKLNVTFADIDITNGLAADGTGPEVLEISYAALPWVLEKYKLLPCGGALGRGCGPLVLTRKGAGAIRHPRGLSGRRIAVPSERSTAYLLFRLWAAQQVPGGPAEIVVLPFDEIMPAVRDGQIDAGLVIHEARFTYPSYGLNLLTDLGSWWESDTGLPIPLGAIIARRDLDHGAIIGWIRSSLQYAWDHPTDSRDYVLDHAQELSPEVAKSHIDLYVNEFTMSLGDDGYAAIAALLNRAAAEGLVPAVDPVLLR; encoded by the coding sequence CTGAATATCGCCTTTTCCCCTTGCCCTAATGATACTTTCGTGTTCCATGCCTGGGCCCACGGCCTGGTTCCGGGCGCGCCCAAGCTGAATGTGACGTTTGCCGATATCGATATCACCAACGGCCTGGCTGCAGACGGCACCGGACCGGAGGTGCTCGAAATCTCCTACGCCGCCCTTCCCTGGGTGCTTGAAAAATACAAGCTGCTGCCATGCGGCGGTGCGCTTGGCCGGGGCTGCGGCCCATTGGTGCTCACCCGCAAGGGCGCAGGCGCTATCAGGCACCCGCGCGGGCTGTCGGGCCGGAGAATCGCCGTGCCGAGCGAGCGCTCGACCGCCTATCTGCTGTTCCGGCTATGGGCGGCACAGCAGGTGCCGGGCGGCCCGGCAGAGATCGTCGTCCTGCCCTTCGACGAGATTATGCCTGCGGTGCGTGACGGGCAGATCGATGCAGGGCTTGTCATTCATGAAGCCCGCTTCACTTATCCGTCCTACGGCCTTAACCTGCTGACTGATCTCGGCAGCTGGTGGGAAAGCGACACCGGGCTGCCGATCCCGCTCGGTGCGATCATCGCCCGCCGCGATCTGGACCACGGGGCCATCATCGGCTGGATTCGCAGCTCCCTGCAATATGCGTGGGACCACCCGACCGATTCCAGAGATTATGTGTTGGACCATGCCCAGGAGCTGTCTCCGGAGGTTGCCAAATCGCATATTGACCTGTATGTCAATGAGTTCACCATGAGCCTGGGCGATGACGGCTATGCCGCCATTGCGGCCCTCCTGAACCGCGCCGCCGCTGAAGGGCTGGTTCCGGCAGTTGATCCGGTGCTGCTGCGGTAG
- a CDS encoding class I SAM-dependent methyltransferase, whose protein sequence is MIPAGNSKPNIERFLGFQDEYDRYRPEAPPIVIELLTQYLGRRPSLVADVGCGTGLSTFLWKDAADTVTGVEPNPDMLGKALEKLSLLEASAPSLSFIQGFSNQLPFSPGSVDIITCSQSFHWMDPDSTLHEVSRCLRPGGIFAAYDCDWPLVLQPDIEARYSHLIAASDAWLAELQPAAEQARKWDKEGHLSRMKASGVFTYAREIVFHNTENCDAQRYVGLMLSQGGIQTVLKLDPAVLTQDIAGFTADVEQFFQDRTLPVLISYRMRVGVK, encoded by the coding sequence GTGATCCCTGCCGGCAACAGCAAGCCAAATATTGAACGTTTCCTGGGCTTCCAGGATGAGTACGACCGCTACCGGCCCGAAGCTCCGCCGATTGTCATTGAACTGCTTACCCAATATCTGGGCCGCAGACCTTCACTGGTAGCCGATGTGGGCTGCGGAACCGGGCTGTCCACCTTTCTCTGGAAGGATGCAGCGGATACAGTAACCGGAGTGGAGCCTAATCCTGATATGCTGGGCAAAGCGCTGGAAAAATTGAGTCTTTTGGAGGCTTCGGCACCCTCTCTGTCCTTTATTCAGGGCTTTTCCAACCAGCTTCCCTTCTCACCCGGCAGCGTGGATATCATCACCTGCTCGCAATCGTTCCACTGGATGGACCCGGACAGCACGCTCCATGAGGTCTCCCGTTGTCTCCGTCCGGGCGGAATATTTGCCGCCTACGATTGTGACTGGCCGCTGGTCCTGCAGCCGGATATCGAGGCCCGCTACAGCCATCTGATCGCCGCTTCCGACGCCTGGCTTGCAGAGCTTCAGCCCGCTGCCGAGCAGGCCCGCAAATGGGACAAAGAAGGGCATTTATCCCGGATGAAGGCCAGTGGCGTTTTCACCTATGCGCGGGAAATTGTTTTTCATAATACGGAAAACTGTGATGCACAGCGTTATGTCGGGCTCATGCTCAGTCAAGGCGGAATTCAAACCGTCCTTAAGCTTGACCCAGCTGTTCTGACACAGGATATTGCCGGGTTCACGGCAGATGTGGAGCAGTTTTTTCAAGACCGGACCCTGCCTGTGCTGATTAGCTACCGGATGCGGGTCGGCGTGAAATAA
- a CDS encoding MarR family transcriptional regulator, whose product MIFEEAHLQFLNGHLADRPAGERRGRLERGHQHAETLFLRNVWWPLRGHFTGLHPEYEVTDWRGRSYFADFAWLPGYVKLLIEIKGYASHVRDMDRQKYCNELNRETFLYAMGYHVISFAYDDVEQRPELCMTLLRMVLGRFQPSDAPVSRVLLMEQEIIRLAVQLARPIRPQDVKEHFNITYKTAIRILRSLTEKGWLLPSADTKEQRIVRYELARGVLEYF is encoded by the coding sequence TTGATATTTGAAGAAGCACATTTGCAATTTTTAAACGGTCATTTGGCGGACAGACCGGCGGGAGAGCGGCGGGGACGGCTGGAAAGAGGCCATCAGCACGCTGAAACCTTATTCCTCCGCAATGTCTGGTGGCCGCTCCGGGGACATTTTACCGGACTTCATCCCGAATATGAGGTGACCGACTGGCGGGGGAGGTCCTATTTTGCTGATTTCGCCTGGCTGCCCGGGTATGTGAAGCTGCTCATCGAAATTAAGGGTTATGCCTCACATGTCCGTGATATGGACCGGCAAAAGTACTGCAACGAGCTGAACCGCGAAACGTTTCTGTACGCTATGGGATATCATGTGATTTCTTTTGCCTACGATGATGTGGAGCAGCGTCCCGAGCTCTGCATGACCTTGCTGCGCATGGTACTGGGCAGGTTTCAACCGTCTGACGCGCCTGTGTCACGCGTGCTGCTCATGGAGCAGGAGATTATCCGGCTGGCCGTTCAACTGGCTCGTCCCATCCGCCCTCAGGATGTGAAAGAGCATTTCAATATCACCTACAAAACAGCGATTCGAATACTTCGCAGTCTGACCGAAAAGGGCTGGCTGCTGCCATCCGCCGACACCAAAGAGCAAAGAATTGTACGCTACGAGCTGGCGCGCGGGGTTTTGGAGTACTTCTAA
- a CDS encoding ABC transporter permease: MRNKNGFANLYLVLVFAVLYAPILYLMYYSFNSGGTMHKFESFTLDYYREVLGDTRLMIIVINTLVIALLSSAIATLIAIIGALAIQRVRSRRAKNTLLSLNNVLIVSPDVIIGASFLILFTIVGIKLGFTSVLLSHVAFSVPIAVLMILPHLQEMSPTLTDAARDLGASRRDVLTKVVLPIIKPGIFSGFFMALTYSLDDFAVTFFVTGNGYSTLSVEIYSRARQGVSLSINALSTLIFLFTILLVIGYYFLNRRKNRPAGPLSEPAAEMGVPR, encoded by the coding sequence GTGAGGAACAAAAACGGATTTGCCAACCTGTATCTGGTGCTGGTCTTCGCCGTGCTGTATGCGCCGATTCTGTATCTGATGTACTACTCGTTCAACAGCGGGGGCACGATGCACAAGTTCGAAAGCTTCACGCTGGATTATTACCGCGAGGTGCTTGGGGATACAAGACTGATGATTATTGTCATCAATACGCTGGTGATTGCGCTGCTGTCTTCAGCGATTGCCACGCTGATTGCAATCATCGGCGCGCTGGCGATTCAGCGTGTCCGCAGCCGCCGGGCCAAAAACACGCTGCTCTCGCTGAACAACGTGCTGATCGTCAGCCCGGATGTGATCATCGGGGCCTCGTTCCTCATCCTGTTCACGATTGTTGGCATTAAGCTGGGCTTCACCTCTGTGCTGCTCTCGCATGTGGCGTTCAGCGTGCCGATTGCCGTGCTGATGATCCTGCCGCATCTGCAGGAGATGAGCCCAACGCTGACCGATGCCGCCCGCGATCTGGGAGCCAGCCGCCGTGATGTGCTGACGAAGGTTGTTTTGCCGATTATTAAACCGGGGATTTTCAGCGGTTTTTTCATGGCTCTGACCTATTCGCTGGATGACTTTGCGGTAACCTTCTTCGTTACGGGCAACGGATATTCCACGCTGTCGGTGGAAATCTACTCCCGGGCACGGCAAGGCGTGTCGCTGTCGATCAACGCGCTGTCGACGCTGATCTTCCTCTTCACCATCCTGCTGGTCATCGGATATTACTTCCTGAACCGGCGCAAGAACCGTCCGGCGGGTCCGCTTTCCGAGCCTGCCGCCGAAATGGGGGTGCCTAGATGA
- a CDS encoding ABC transporter permease — protein sequence MKNKGKAYFLIPYYLWIALFVIAPVLLVVYYSLFDLDGHLTLDNYVNFFTPVYMKMMLNSFWYAFLITLFSLLVAYPAAYLLTRTKHKQLWLLLIILPTWINLLLKTYAFIGIFGTFGPVNHFFGLLGLGEQQILFTGFSFVFVSVYIFIPFMILPIFSALEELNLSLVDAARDLGASGWTTFRRVIFPLTISGVRSGCMAVFIPALSLFMITRLIAGNRVITLGTAIEQHFLVTQDWGMGSTVAVFLIVIMALFMLVTGGSRRGVRQ from the coding sequence ATGAAGAATAAGGGCAAAGCGTATTTTCTCATCCCTTACTACTTGTGGATCGCGTTGTTTGTCATAGCTCCGGTGCTGCTGGTGGTCTATTATTCCCTGTTTGATCTGGACGGACATCTCACTCTGGACAATTATGTGAATTTCTTTACGCCGGTATATATGAAAATGATGCTTAACTCCTTCTGGTATGCGTTCCTGATCACGCTGTTTTCGCTTCTGGTAGCCTATCCCGCAGCCTATCTGCTGACCCGGACGAAGCATAAGCAGCTGTGGCTGCTGCTGATCATTCTGCCGACATGGATCAATCTGCTGCTGAAGACATATGCATTCATCGGTATCTTTGGAACTTTTGGGCCAGTCAATCATTTTTTTGGCCTGCTTGGCCTCGGGGAACAGCAAATTCTATTTACAGGCTTTAGTTTTGTGTTTGTGTCAGTGTATATTTTTATCCCGTTTATGATTCTGCCGATCTTCAGCGCCCTGGAGGAACTGAATTTGTCGCTGGTGGATGCCGCGCGTGATCTGGGCGCTTCCGGGTGGACGACGTTCAGGCGGGTAATCTTTCCGCTGACAATCTCCGGGGTGCGCTCCGGCTGCATGGCGGTGTTCATCCCGGCCTTGTCGCTGTTCATGATTACACGCCTCATCGCAGGCAACCGGGTTATTACACTGGGCACTGCGATTGAGCAGCATTTTCTGGTTACGCAGGACTGGGGAATGGGCTCTACGGTTGCCGTCTTCCTGATCGTCATTATGGCGCTGTTCATGCTGGTGACGGGCGGCTCGCGGAGAGGGGTGCGCCAGTGA
- a CDS encoding ABC transporter ATP-binding protein — translation MSAIATPEGTIISFDQVIKQYDDEEPVLKGVSFEIERGKFYTLLGPSGCGKTTILRLIAGFAEPTKGSIYLNGQIINHIPANERQVNTVFQDYALFPHLNVFENVAFGLRIKKLKKDVITHKVQEALRFVNLVGYEQRAINEMSGGQRQRVAIARAIVNEPQVLLLDEPLSALDLKLRTEMQYILREMQQRLGITFIFVTHDQEEALAMSDWIFVMNGGRIEQSGTPNDIYDEPINRFVADFIGESNIVPGVMIEDYLVEFNGHRFECVDAGLRRNEAVEIVIRPEDLEIAALEQGKLRVRVDSQLFRGVHYEISCYDESGHEWLVHSTRKAEVGSEIGLYFDPEAIHVMRFGETEEEFDKRLEAYGEVESHEE, via the coding sequence TTGTCAGCTATAGCTACCCCGGAAGGCACTATTATTTCCTTTGACCAGGTGATCAAACAATACGACGACGAAGAGCCTGTATTAAAAGGCGTCAGCTTCGAGATCGAACGCGGTAAATTCTATACCTTGCTGGGCCCTTCGGGCTGCGGCAAGACGACTATTCTGCGGCTGATTGCCGGTTTCGCCGAGCCGACGAAAGGCTCTATTTATCTCAACGGCCAAATCATCAACCACATTCCCGCCAACGAGCGGCAGGTCAATACGGTATTTCAGGACTATGCGCTGTTTCCGCACCTGAACGTATTTGAGAATGTGGCTTTCGGACTGCGCATCAAGAAGCTTAAGAAAGATGTGATCACGCACAAGGTGCAGGAAGCGCTGCGCTTCGTGAACCTGGTAGGTTACGAGCAGCGTGCTATCAATGAAATGTCCGGCGGACAAAGACAGCGTGTGGCGATTGCCCGCGCCATCGTGAATGAGCCGCAGGTGCTGCTGCTGGATGAGCCGCTGTCGGCGCTGGACTTGAAGCTGCGTACAGAGATGCAGTATATTCTGCGGGAAATGCAGCAGCGTCTGGGCATTACCTTTATTTTTGTGACCCATGACCAGGAAGAAGCGCTGGCGATGTCGGACTGGATCTTTGTCATGAACGGCGGACGGATCGAGCAGAGCGGGACGCCCAATGATATTTATGATGAGCCGATCAACCGCTTCGTGGCCGATTTCATCGGGGAGTCGAATATTGTGCCGGGCGTCATGATCGAAGACTACCTGGTGGAGTTCAACGGCCACCGGTTCGAATGTGTCGATGCAGGGCTAAGACGCAATGAAGCGGTGGAGATCGTTATCCGTCCCGAGGACCTGGAGATTGCCGCGCTGGAACAGGGCAAGCTGCGCGTGCGCGTGGATTCCCAGCTGTTCCGGGGTGTGCACTACGAGATCAGCTGCTACGACGAATCCGGCCATGAGTGGCTGGTTCATTCCACGCGCAAAGCGGAGGTCGGCAGCGAAATCGGCCTTTATTTTGATCCGGAAGCGATTCATGTCATGCGGTTCGGTGAAACGGAGGAAGAATTCGACAAACGTCTGGAAGCTTACGGCGAGGTGGAGAGCCATGAAGAATAA